One part of the Populus alba chromosome 18, ASM523922v2, whole genome shotgun sequence genome encodes these proteins:
- the LOC118034356 gene encoding ubiquitin carboxyl-terminal hydrolase 23 isoform X2, which yields MVNLLESMHKCCLPSGVPSESPAAYEKSLVHKIFGGHLRSQVECQQCSYCSNKFDPFLDLSLEIAKADTLPVALRNFTAAEVLDGGEKQYQCQRCKQKVRAKKRLTVHKAPHVLTIHLKRFHAHDPGRKVDKKVIFDRSLDIKPFVSGSYEGDLKYSLYGVLVHYGHNTHSGHYVCFVRTSSNMWHLLNDNQVRQVSEKTVLEQKAYMLFYVRDRKNIVARKPVDVVKKESMKATLGNTFANLVAKQFSKEHVDSGLIGNRLESTNSSAAVNTKDASSVVTSSEIYPKDASFQQNNRQKLLKVHPASETSSAPLTIPSKGVYLANSELRECLPPSTPSMNSNNVAPKPEETCNITEAKTSDCNVPSDSSSCLKNSAIDKLVRNEISQKINAGLNVGVSSQVPCWDFCDKTSGEVPRLAPSMGSTDQTFDKTVTVKSPNKPSCESDQGGDIPIKSSAGKTPSDNTVEGGQQTAHQSVEASILIASIPPVIQNECLHSKAPACTPKKKLEKKLLKCRMHLGSNLFRVSLGVHMRKKHKKRKCLALETNNLFKENLLEQLENDGCSSRLGPSTSRISAVLLASMTSRRKTAKSGSRKGNDTRKSSDPGMGVIDGEIMERNSPSGTLLMMDKRRQKSSTSISEVNGGDAREPDCTENSKRYASHNGIMNALGEGAKVTVAPWDGIELPPQIVESNGLENLSIGYVANEWDEEYDRGKRKKLRQSQHNFDGPNLFQALATKKTQVKKAKMDRSRSGNQPFRI from the exons ATGGTTAACTTGCTGGAATCAATGCATAAATGCTGCTTACCTTCAGGAGTGCCAAGTGAATCCCCTGCTGCTTATGAGAAGAGTTTGGTACACAAAATCTTTGGTGGCCACCTTCGTAGTCAG GTGGAATGCCAACAATGTTCTTACTGCTCCAAcaaatttgatccatttttAGATTTAAGCCTCGAAATAGCCAAAGCAGATACCTTGCCTGTTGCACTTCGGAATTTCACTGCTGCAGAGGTGTTAGATGGAGGAGAGAAGCAATACCAGTGTCAGCGATGCAAGCAGAAAGTCAGGGCTAAGAAAAGGCTTACAGTTCACAAGGCACCACATGTGCTTACAATACATCTAAAACGGTTTCATGCACATGATCCTGGACGTAAGGTTGACAAGAAAGTTATATTTGATCGTTCATTGGACATTAAGCCTTTCGTCAGTGGTTCCTAT GAGGGGGATTTAAAGTACAGTCTATATGGTGTCCTAGTACATTATGGTCATAATACTCACTCTGGTCATTATGTCTGCTTTGTTCGGACATCAAGTAATATGTGGCACCTCCTCAATGACAATCAG GTTCGTCAAGTTAGCGAGAAGACTGTTTTAGAGCAGAAGGCTTATATGCTGTTCTACGTTCgtgatagaaaaaatattgttgcaaGAAAACCTGTTGATgttgttaaaaaagaaagtatGAAAGCAACCTTGGGTAATACCTTTGCGAATCTGGTTGCCAAGCAATTCTCGAAGGAACACGTGGATAGTGGTTTGATTGGGAATAGATTGGAATCTACCAACTCTTCTGCTGCTGTGAATACAAAAGATGCATCAAGCGTTGTTACATCATCAGAGATCTATCCAAAAGACGCATCATTTCAGCAAAACAACAGGCAAAAATTGCTGAAAGTGCATCCTGCCTCTGAAACTTCAAGTGCACCATTGACAATCCCATCAAAAGGAGTGTATTTGGCAAATTCAGAGCTTAGAGAATGCTTGCCACCTTCAACTCCCTCCATGAACAGCAATAATGTTGCCCCTAAACCTGAAGAGACTTGTAATATTACTGAGGCCAAAACCAGTGACTGTAATGTGCCATCTGATAGCAGCAGTTGCCTGAAAAACTCTGCTATTGACAAACTTGTCAGAAATGAGATCTCACAAAAG ATTAATGCTGGCCTAAATGTGGGGGTGTCAAGTCAAGTTCCATGTTGGGATTTTTGTGATAAAACATCAGGTGAGGTCCCAAGATTGGCTCCATCCATGGGATCTACTGACCAGACATTTGACAAAACAGTCACTGTGAAATCACCTAATAAGCCAAGCTGTGAAAGCGATCAG GGTGGAGATATCCCCATTAAGAGTTCTGCTGGGAAAACACCTAGTGATAACACTGTTGAAGGTGGGCAACAAACTGCACATCAGTCGGTTGAGGCATCAATCCTGATTGCTTCAATCCCACCTGTCATTCAAAATGAATGTTTACATAGCAAAGCTCCTGCTTGCACAcctaaaaagaaattagaaaagaagCTTCTCAAGTGTAGGATGCATCTTGGCTCAAACTTATTCAGGGTATCCTTAGGTGTTCACATgaggaaaaaacacaaaaagagaaaatgcCTTGCTTTGGAGACCAATAATCTCTTCAAAGAAAACTTGCTGGAGCAGCTGGAGAATGATGGTTGTTCATCCCGGTTGGGGCCATCTACATCCAGAATCTCTGCAGTTTTATTGGCTTCAATGACATCTCGGAGGAAGACAGCTAAATCTGGTTCAAGAAAGGGTAATGATACAAGAAAGTCCAGTGATCCTGGGATGGGTGTCATAGATGGAGAAATTATGGAGAGAAATAGTCCAAGTGGTACCTTGCTTATGATGGATAAACGGAGACAAAAGAGTTCTACCTCAATCTCTGAAGTAAATGGAGGAGATGCAAGAGAACCTGACTGCACAGAAAATAGCAAAAGATATGCATCACATAATGGGATAATGAATGCCCTTGGTGAGGGTGCAAAGGTGACTG TTGCACCATGGGATGGAATAGAGTTGCCACCTCAGATTGTGGAATCCAACGGTTTGGAAAATCTCAGCATTGGTTATGTAGCAAATGAGTG GGATGAAGAATATGATCGAGGTAAGAGAAAGAAGCTAAGGCAATCTCAGCACAACTTTGACGGGCCAAACCTTTTCCAAGCATTGGCTACAAAGAAAACTCAAGTTAAGAAGGCGAAGATGGACCGATCGAGGTCTGGAAACCAGCCTTTCAGGATATGA
- the LOC118034356 gene encoding ubiquitin carboxyl-terminal hydrolase 23 isoform X1: MESVGNIENGSKDDSTLKRRIKFQLATKQYSGFKNNTSDFKIETLNPGYNSRKRPFAFEHHHPGLSVKKVDGSDFVENGLDPELCFGISFRKIGAGLENLGNTCFLNSVLQCLTYTEPLAAYLQSGKHQNSCHVAGFCALCAIQKHVSRALQSSGRSLVPKDLVSNLRCISRNFRNARQEDAHEYMVNLLESMHKCCLPSGVPSESPAAYEKSLVHKIFGGHLRSQVECQQCSYCSNKFDPFLDLSLEIAKADTLPVALRNFTAAEVLDGGEKQYQCQRCKQKVRAKKRLTVHKAPHVLTIHLKRFHAHDPGRKVDKKVIFDRSLDIKPFVSGSYEGDLKYSLYGVLVHYGHNTHSGHYVCFVRTSSNMWHLLNDNQVRQVSEKTVLEQKAYMLFYVRDRKNIVARKPVDVVKKESMKATLGNTFANLVAKQFSKEHVDSGLIGNRLESTNSSAAVNTKDASSVVTSSEIYPKDASFQQNNRQKLLKVHPASETSSAPLTIPSKGVYLANSELRECLPPSTPSMNSNNVAPKPEETCNITEAKTSDCNVPSDSSSCLKNSAIDKLVRNEISQKINAGLNVGVSSQVPCWDFCDKTSGEVPRLAPSMGSTDQTFDKTVTVKSPNKPSCESDQGGDIPIKSSAGKTPSDNTVEGGQQTAHQSVEASILIASIPPVIQNECLHSKAPACTPKKKLEKKLLKCRMHLGSNLFRVSLGVHMRKKHKKRKCLALETNNLFKENLLEQLENDGCSSRLGPSTSRISAVLLASMTSRRKTAKSGSRKGNDTRKSSDPGMGVIDGEIMERNSPSGTLLMMDKRRQKSSTSISEVNGGDAREPDCTENSKRYASHNGIMNALGEGAKVTVAPWDGIELPPQIVESNGLENLSIGYVANEWDEEYDRGKRKKLRQSQHNFDGPNLFQALATKKTQVKKAKMDRSRSGNQPFRI, translated from the exons GGTGCTGGTCTCGAGAATCTTGGGAACACTTGTTTTCTCAATTCAGTGTTGCAATGTCTGACATACACCGAGCCTTTAGCAGCATACTTGCAAAGTGGCAAGCATCAAAATTCAT GTCATGTGGCTGGATTTTGTGCCTTGTGTGCTATCCAAAAACATGTGAGCCGTGCTCTACAATCAAGTGGGAGGTCACTAGTGCCCAAGGATCTTGTCTCAAATTTGCGTT GCATATCTCGGAACTTCCGCAACGCAAGACAAGAGGATGCACATGAGTATATGGTTAACTTGCTGGAATCAATGCATAAATGCTGCTTACCTTCAGGAGTGCCAAGTGAATCCCCTGCTGCTTATGAGAAGAGTTTGGTACACAAAATCTTTGGTGGCCACCTTCGTAGTCAG GTGGAATGCCAACAATGTTCTTACTGCTCCAAcaaatttgatccatttttAGATTTAAGCCTCGAAATAGCCAAAGCAGATACCTTGCCTGTTGCACTTCGGAATTTCACTGCTGCAGAGGTGTTAGATGGAGGAGAGAAGCAATACCAGTGTCAGCGATGCAAGCAGAAAGTCAGGGCTAAGAAAAGGCTTACAGTTCACAAGGCACCACATGTGCTTACAATACATCTAAAACGGTTTCATGCACATGATCCTGGACGTAAGGTTGACAAGAAAGTTATATTTGATCGTTCATTGGACATTAAGCCTTTCGTCAGTGGTTCCTAT GAGGGGGATTTAAAGTACAGTCTATATGGTGTCCTAGTACATTATGGTCATAATACTCACTCTGGTCATTATGTCTGCTTTGTTCGGACATCAAGTAATATGTGGCACCTCCTCAATGACAATCAG GTTCGTCAAGTTAGCGAGAAGACTGTTTTAGAGCAGAAGGCTTATATGCTGTTCTACGTTCgtgatagaaaaaatattgttgcaaGAAAACCTGTTGATgttgttaaaaaagaaagtatGAAAGCAACCTTGGGTAATACCTTTGCGAATCTGGTTGCCAAGCAATTCTCGAAGGAACACGTGGATAGTGGTTTGATTGGGAATAGATTGGAATCTACCAACTCTTCTGCTGCTGTGAATACAAAAGATGCATCAAGCGTTGTTACATCATCAGAGATCTATCCAAAAGACGCATCATTTCAGCAAAACAACAGGCAAAAATTGCTGAAAGTGCATCCTGCCTCTGAAACTTCAAGTGCACCATTGACAATCCCATCAAAAGGAGTGTATTTGGCAAATTCAGAGCTTAGAGAATGCTTGCCACCTTCAACTCCCTCCATGAACAGCAATAATGTTGCCCCTAAACCTGAAGAGACTTGTAATATTACTGAGGCCAAAACCAGTGACTGTAATGTGCCATCTGATAGCAGCAGTTGCCTGAAAAACTCTGCTATTGACAAACTTGTCAGAAATGAGATCTCACAAAAG ATTAATGCTGGCCTAAATGTGGGGGTGTCAAGTCAAGTTCCATGTTGGGATTTTTGTGATAAAACATCAGGTGAGGTCCCAAGATTGGCTCCATCCATGGGATCTACTGACCAGACATTTGACAAAACAGTCACTGTGAAATCACCTAATAAGCCAAGCTGTGAAAGCGATCAG GGTGGAGATATCCCCATTAAGAGTTCTGCTGGGAAAACACCTAGTGATAACACTGTTGAAGGTGGGCAACAAACTGCACATCAGTCGGTTGAGGCATCAATCCTGATTGCTTCAATCCCACCTGTCATTCAAAATGAATGTTTACATAGCAAAGCTCCTGCTTGCACAcctaaaaagaaattagaaaagaagCTTCTCAAGTGTAGGATGCATCTTGGCTCAAACTTATTCAGGGTATCCTTAGGTGTTCACATgaggaaaaaacacaaaaagagaaaatgcCTTGCTTTGGAGACCAATAATCTCTTCAAAGAAAACTTGCTGGAGCAGCTGGAGAATGATGGTTGTTCATCCCGGTTGGGGCCATCTACATCCAGAATCTCTGCAGTTTTATTGGCTTCAATGACATCTCGGAGGAAGACAGCTAAATCTGGTTCAAGAAAGGGTAATGATACAAGAAAGTCCAGTGATCCTGGGATGGGTGTCATAGATGGAGAAATTATGGAGAGAAATAGTCCAAGTGGTACCTTGCTTATGATGGATAAACGGAGACAAAAGAGTTCTACCTCAATCTCTGAAGTAAATGGAGGAGATGCAAGAGAACCTGACTGCACAGAAAATAGCAAAAGATATGCATCACATAATGGGATAATGAATGCCCTTGGTGAGGGTGCAAAGGTGACTG TTGCACCATGGGATGGAATAGAGTTGCCACCTCAGATTGTGGAATCCAACGGTTTGGAAAATCTCAGCATTGGTTATGTAGCAAATGAGTG GGATGAAGAATATGATCGAGGTAAGAGAAAGAAGCTAAGGCAATCTCAGCACAACTTTGACGGGCCAAACCTTTTCCAAGCATTGGCTACAAAGAAAACTCAAGTTAAGAAGGCGAAGATGGACCGATCGAGGTCTGGAAACCAGCCTTTCAGGATATGA